From Rubrivirga sp. SAORIC476, a single genomic window includes:
- a CDS encoding glucoamylase family protein: MPDPTASDDLLDAVHRASFAYFARKTNWANGLVVDSTMPDSPASIAAVGFGLSALPIAVSRGWVSREAAREIALAAVRFFRDAPQDGAKDGVGHRGFFYHFLDMVDGRRAWTSELSTIDTALLVAGLLCAAAFFDDPDDAHEAEIRDGADALYHAVDWEWAMDEGETVTMGWTPERGFLRYRWEGYTEALILYALAVGSPTHPIPASAFEATTRTYKWKRIYGHDVLYAGPLFIHQFSHLWIDFRGIQDAAMRAQSARLGAPTDYFENSRRATLIQREYAVRNPRGFVGYGPTAWGLTASDGPGPAVRTLDRETQRFWGYRARGVPFGPDDGTLAPWAALASLPFAPDAVLECLAGLAVSHASREDRFGFEASYNPSFPNGDEDLGWVSDHHYALNQGPIVLAIENHRSGQIWDLMRTCAPLVDGLRRCGFEGGWLE, translated from the coding sequence ATGCCCGACCCCACCGCCTCCGACGACCTGCTCGACGCCGTCCACCGCGCCTCGTTCGCCTACTTCGCGCGCAAGACGAACTGGGCGAACGGGCTCGTCGTGGACAGCACCATGCCCGACAGCCCCGCGTCGATCGCGGCGGTCGGCTTCGGCCTCTCGGCGCTGCCCATCGCCGTGTCGCGAGGATGGGTGTCCCGCGAGGCCGCCCGCGAGATCGCGCTTGCTGCGGTCCGCTTCTTCCGCGACGCGCCCCAGGACGGCGCGAAAGACGGCGTCGGGCACCGGGGCTTCTTCTACCACTTCCTCGACATGGTGGATGGCCGCCGCGCCTGGACGAGCGAGCTCTCGACCATCGACACGGCGCTCCTGGTCGCGGGCCTCCTCTGCGCCGCCGCCTTCTTCGACGACCCCGACGACGCACACGAGGCGGAGATCCGCGACGGCGCCGACGCCCTCTACCACGCCGTCGACTGGGAGTGGGCGATGGACGAAGGAGAGACGGTCACGATGGGGTGGACCCCCGAGCGCGGCTTCCTCCGCTACCGCTGGGAAGGCTACACGGAGGCGCTGATCCTGTACGCCCTCGCAGTCGGCTCGCCGACGCACCCGATCCCGGCGTCCGCCTTCGAGGCGACGACGCGCACCTACAAGTGGAAGCGGATCTACGGTCACGACGTGCTGTACGCCGGGCCGCTGTTCATCCACCAGTTCTCGCACCTGTGGATCGACTTTCGGGGCATCCAGGACGCCGCGATGCGCGCCCAGTCCGCCCGCCTCGGGGCGCCGACGGACTACTTCGAGAACAGCCGTCGGGCGACGCTCATCCAGCGCGAGTACGCCGTCCGCAACCCGCGCGGCTTCGTGGGCTACGGCCCGACCGCGTGGGGCCTCACGGCGAGCGACGGCCCCGGTCCGGCCGTCCGCACCCTCGATAGGGAGACGCAGCGGTTCTGGGGCTACCGCGCCCGCGGCGTCCCGTTCGGTCCGGACGACGGGACGCTGGCGCCCTGGGCCGCTCTCGCCAGCCTGCCGTTCGCCCCCGACGCCGTGCTGGAGTGCCTCGCGGGCCTCGCCGTGTCGCACGCCAGCCGTGAGGACCGGTTCGGCTTCGAGGCGTCCTACAACCCCTCCTTCCCGAATGGCGACGAGGACCTCGGGTGGGTGTCGGATCATCACTACGCGCTCAACCAGGGTCCCATCGTGCTCGCCATCGAGAACCACCGCTCGGGCCAGATCTGGGACCTCATGCGGACGTGCGCTCCGCTGGTGGACGGTCTCCGCCGATGCGGCTTCGAGGGGGGCTGGCTGGAGTGA
- a CDS encoding alkene reductase, with protein sequence MALLSPFALGPLALPNRMVLAPLTRSRHVDQIPTDLAPTYYAQRASAGLLIAEATQVMPRGQGYPQTPGIYTDAQVAAWRRVTDLVHAVGGRIALQLWHVGRVSHSAYHDGKPPVAPSAIPATGKAMTPDFQFVDFETPHALTADEIAETVEAYRLGARKAKEAGFDAVEIHAANGYLIEQFLSSGSNQRTDGYGGSVDNRLRFLREVTEAVLSEWDADRVGARLSFGAGINGVVDEDPQTTFAAVAETLSKAGLVYLHGIRSNDRMGAAASFDPIQLMRDHFDGAVIANGGYGREDGDAVIEAGTADLVAYGRPFLANPDLPIRYAAQAAGLGAPLNEPDSDTFYGGGAHGYTDYPVWDGQEANVPAEEA encoded by the coding sequence ATGGCTCTCCTCTCCCCGTTCGCCCTCGGCCCGCTGGCCCTCCCCAACCGCATGGTGCTGGCGCCGCTGACGCGCAGCCGCCACGTGGACCAGATCCCGACGGACCTCGCGCCGACCTACTACGCCCAGCGTGCCTCGGCGGGCCTCCTCATCGCCGAGGCGACGCAGGTGATGCCGCGCGGCCAGGGCTACCCGCAGACGCCCGGCATCTACACCGACGCGCAGGTGGCGGCGTGGCGGCGCGTCACCGACCTCGTCCACGCCGTCGGCGGGCGGATCGCGCTCCAGCTGTGGCACGTCGGCCGCGTGTCGCACTCGGCGTACCACGACGGGAAGCCGCCCGTGGCCCCCTCGGCGATCCCCGCGACCGGCAAGGCGATGACGCCCGACTTCCAGTTCGTCGACTTCGAGACGCCGCACGCGCTCACGGCCGACGAGATCGCCGAGACCGTCGAGGCCTACCGCCTCGGCGCGCGCAAGGCCAAGGAGGCCGGGTTCGACGCAGTCGAGATCCACGCGGCCAACGGCTACCTGATCGAGCAATTCCTGTCGTCGGGCTCCAACCAGCGGACGGACGGCTACGGCGGCTCGGTCGACAACCGGCTCCGCTTCCTCCGCGAGGTCACCGAGGCGGTGCTCTCCGAGTGGGACGCCGACCGCGTCGGCGCGCGCCTCTCGTTCGGCGCCGGGATCAACGGCGTCGTGGACGAGGACCCGCAGACCACGTTCGCGGCGGTCGCCGAGACGCTCTCGAAGGCCGGGCTGGTCTACCTCCACGGCATCCGCTCCAACGACCGGATGGGCGCGGCGGCCTCCTTCGACCCGATCCAGCTCATGCGCGACCACTTCGACGGCGCGGTGATCGCCAACGGCGGCTACGGCCGCGAGGACGGCGACGCGGTCATCGAGGCGGGCACGGCGGACCTCGTGGCCTACGGCCGCCCGTTCCTCGCCAATCCGGACCTGCCGATCCGCTACGCCGCTCAGGCTGCCGGCCTCGGCGCGCCGCTCAACGAACCCGACTCGGACACGTTCTACGGGGGCGGCGCCCACGGCTACACCGACTATCCGGTCTGGGACGGACAGGAGGCGAACGTGCCCGCGGAGGAGGCGTAA
- a CDS encoding peroxiredoxin-like family protein, with amino-acid sequence MRLLCLALLVALGACAPDPESPAAETAPRADGPTEQAVAIDAEVAANRALGVGDRAPDFALPDATGETVRLSDLLLDGPVVVTFYRGAWCPYCNTQLRDYQQALGSFEATGARLVAISPQAPDSSMSMAERNALAYSVLSDTGGQVSQQYGLVFRVDAETRARYEAVGIDLARYNGGDTDAAWALPVPATYVIDPSGIIRAAFVEADYTQRASPRQVLEALQEVV; translated from the coding sequence ATGCGTCTGCTCTGCCTCGCCCTGCTCGTCGCCCTCGGCGCCTGCGCCCCTGACCCGGAGTCGCCCGCTGCCGAGACGGCTCCGCGGGCGGACGGCCCGACCGAGCAGGCGGTCGCCATCGACGCCGAGGTCGCCGCCAACCGCGCCCTCGGCGTCGGCGACCGCGCGCCCGACTTCGCGCTCCCGGACGCGACCGGCGAGACGGTCCGCCTGAGCGACCTGCTGCTGGACGGGCCCGTCGTGGTGACGTTCTACCGGGGCGCGTGGTGCCCTTACTGCAACACCCAGCTCCGCGACTACCAGCAGGCGCTGGGCTCGTTCGAGGCGACCGGGGCCCGCCTCGTCGCCATCTCCCCGCAGGCGCCGGACAGCTCGATGTCGATGGCCGAGCGCAACGCCCTCGCCTACTCGGTCCTCTCTGACACCGGCGGGCAGGTTTCTCAGCAGTACGGCCTCGTCTTCCGGGTCGATGCCGAGACGCGGGCCCGGTACGAGGCGGTCGGCATCGACCTCGCGCGCTACAATGGCGGCGACACCGATGCCGCGTGGGCGCTCCCCGTCCCGGCGACCTACGTCATCGACCCGTCTGGCATCATCCGCGCCGCCTTCGTCGAGGCCGACTACACGCAGCGGGCGTCGCCCCGCCAGGTCCTGGAAGCGCTGCAAGAGGTGGTATAG